One stretch of Halapricum desulfuricans DNA includes these proteins:
- a CDS encoding macro domain-containing protein — protein sequence MEFATVQGDIAEQSADALVNAAGTSLQMGSGVAGALRRGANGPINEEATSKGPIDLGEVAVTDAYELDAEYVIHAAAMPHYGDGRATEQSIRDATRHSLETADELGCESLVVPILGTGAAAFEFEDGARLVCEAIAAYEPDTLADVRVIAYSPAKHRLLENVAGDVRGD from the coding sequence ATGGAGTTCGCCACCGTTCAGGGAGACATCGCCGAACAGAGCGCGGACGCGCTGGTCAACGCCGCCGGGACGAGCCTGCAGATGGGCAGCGGCGTCGCCGGCGCGCTCCGGCGCGGCGCGAACGGCCCGATCAACGAGGAAGCGACCTCGAAGGGACCGATCGACCTCGGCGAGGTAGCCGTCACCGACGCCTACGAACTCGACGCCGAGTACGTCATCCACGCGGCCGCGATGCCACACTACGGCGACGGCCGCGCGACCGAACAGAGCATCCGCGACGCGACCAGACACAGCCTCGAAACGGCCGACGAACTCGGCTGTGAGTCGCTGGTCGTGCCGATCCTCGGAACGGGAGCAGCCGCCTTCGAGTTCGAGGACGGGGCGCGGCTGGTGTGCGAAGCGATCGCAGCCTACGAGCCCGACACGCTGGCAGACGTGCGCGTGATCGCTTATTCGCCCGCGAAACACCGACTGCTCGAAAACGTCGCCGGGGACGTGCGCGGCGACTGA
- a CDS encoding DCC1-like thiol-disulfide oxidoreductase family protein, whose translation MSDATLIYDDACGFCTWAAEFVAERSDVELVGFSELDEQTRQRLPADYEDCAHLIIDGAVYSCGAAMERAFVQTDLGDDLAPVVRFLDQFDDYTRVRERLYREVADRRDALGSIVSREPPARRQDSRE comes from the coding sequence ATGTCAGACGCGACCCTGATCTACGACGACGCGTGCGGGTTCTGCACGTGGGCAGCGGAGTTCGTCGCCGAGCGGTCGGACGTCGAACTGGTCGGGTTCTCCGAACTCGACGAGCAGACTCGTCAGCGCCTGCCGGCCGACTACGAGGACTGCGCTCACCTGATCATCGACGGCGCCGTCTACTCCTGTGGCGCGGCGATGGAACGGGCGTTCGTCCAGACTGATCTCGGCGACGACCTCGCCCCGGTCGTACGCTTTCTCGACCAGTTCGACGATTACACTCGGGTTCGCGAGCGCCTCTACCGGGAAGTCGCCGACCGCCGAGACGCGCTGGGATCGATCGTCTCGCGCGAGCCGCCGGCACGCCGGCAGGACAGCCGAGAGTAG
- the hisA gene encoding 1-(5-phosphoribosyl)-5-[(5-phosphoribosylamino)methylideneamino]imidazole-4-carboxamide isomerase — MFEQFEVVPAVDMQDGQVVQLVGGERGTGKTYGDPVEAARRWVEAGARTLHLVDLDGAFEGERENADAIEAVLEAVDVEVQLGGGIRTVEDAVGLLDAGVDRVILGTAAVENPEIVAAISDEHPGSVLVSLDAKDGEVVVSGWTEGTGLDPAEAAERYENLGAGGILFTDVDVEGQLEGVRTEPVRRVVEAVDIPVIASGGVATIEDVQALQEAGAAAVVVGSALYEGAFTLEAAMDAVE; from the coding sequence ATGTTCGAACAGTTCGAGGTCGTTCCTGCGGTTGACATGCAGGACGGACAGGTCGTCCAGCTGGTCGGCGGGGAACGGGGGACCGGAAAGACCTACGGCGACCCGGTCGAGGCCGCCCGGCGGTGGGTCGAGGCGGGCGCGCGGACGCTCCATCTCGTCGATCTCGACGGCGCGTTCGAGGGCGAGCGCGAGAACGCCGACGCGATCGAGGCGGTCCTCGAGGCCGTCGACGTCGAGGTCCAGCTCGGCGGCGGGATCCGGACGGTCGAGGACGCGGTCGGACTTCTCGATGCGGGCGTCGACCGGGTGATCCTCGGGACGGCCGCCGTCGAAAATCCCGAGATCGTCGCCGCGATCAGCGACGAACACCCCGGAAGCGTGCTCGTCAGTCTGGACGCGAAAGACGGCGAGGTCGTTGTCTCGGGCTGGACCGAGGGGACCGGCCTGGACCCGGCCGAAGCCGCCGAACGATACGAGAATCTGGGGGCCGGCGGGATCCTCTTTACCGACGTCGATGTCGAGGGACAGCTCGAGGGCGTCCGGACGGAGCCGGTCCGTCGCGTCGTCGAGGCCGTCGACATCCCGGTGATCGCCAGCGGCGGCGTCGCGACGATCGAGGACGTGCAAGCGCTGCAGGAGGCGGGCGCGGCCGCGGTCGTCGTCGGCAGCGCGCTCTATGAGGGTGCGTTCACGCTCGAAGCGGCGATGGACGCCGTCGAGTAG